In the genome of Physeter macrocephalus isolate SW-GA chromosome 20, ASM283717v5, whole genome shotgun sequence, one region contains:
- the LOC102994170 gene encoding 60S ribosomal export protein NMD3-like translates to MEYMTEPVKHTPGHILCCNCGAPMSPNPASVRVACLRSQVDTSQGIPKQVSLSFCKQCQRYFQPPGTWIQCALESRELLALCLKKIKAPLSKVRLVDASCVWTEPHSKRLKVKRTIQKEGMNGAILQQVFVLDYVVQPQMCGDCHRVEAKDFWKAVVQVRQKTLHKKTFYYLEQLILKYGMHQNTLRIKEIHGGLDFYYSSKQHAQKMVEFLQCTLPTRYKASQRLISQDIHSNTYNYKSTFSVEIVPICKDNVVCLSPKLAQSLGNMNQICVCIRVTRVIHLIDPNTLQVADIDGNTFWSHPFNSFCHPKQLEEFIVMECSIVRDLKRSAGAGMVSKKHTLGEVWVQKTSEMNTDKQYFCCTYLGHLLNPGDLVLGFDLANCNLNDEHVNKMKSDRVLDAVLIKKSYDRTKRQCLRNWKLKELARDRENMDTDEERQHQDFLEDLEEDEAIRKNVNIYRDSTIPVESDTDDEGAPRISLAEMLEDLHISQDATGEEGESMMT, encoded by the coding sequence ATGGAGTATATGACAGAACCTGTGAAGCACACACCTGGACACATCTTGTGCTGCAACTGTGGTGCCCCGATGAGTCCGAATCCTGCCAGTGTTCGCGTGGCTTGTCTGCGAAGTCAAGTAGATACCAGCCAAGGCATTCCGAAACAAGTCTCTCTATCTTTCTGCAAACAATGCCAAAGATATTTCCAGCCACCAGGAACTTGGATACAATGTGCCTTAGAATCCAGGGAACTTCTTGCTTtgtgtttgaaaaaaatcaaagccccTCTGAGTAAGGTACGTCTCGTAGATGCAAGCTGTGTTTGGACTGAGCCCCATTCTAAGAGACTTAAAGTTAAACGAACTATTCAGAAAGAGGGGATGAATGGTGCTATCCTTCAGCAAGTGTTTGTGCTGGATTATGTTGTTCAGCCCCAGATGTGTGGAGATTGCCATAGAGTGGAAGCTAAGGATTTCTGGAAGGCTGTGGTTCAAGTCAGGCAAAAGACTTTGCACAAAAAAACTTTCTACTATCTGGAACAGCTGATTTTGAAATATGGCATGCACCAGAATACACTTCGTATCAAAGAGATTCATGGTGGTCTGGATTTCTATTATTCCTCAAAACAACATGCTCAGAAGATGGTAGAATTTCTTCAGTGTACTCTTCCCACTAGATACAAAGCCTCACAGAGACTGATCTCTCAGGATATCCATAGTAACACATACAATTACAAAAGCACCTTCTCTGTGGAAATTGTTCCAATATGCAAGGATAATGTTGTTTGTCTGTCTCCAAAACTGGCACAAAGCCTGGGGAACATGAaccagatatgtgtgtgtattcgaGTAACCAGGGTCATCCATCTCATAGATCCAAATACCCTACAAGTTGCAGATATTGATGGGAACACTTTCTGGAGTCACCCTTTCAATAGTTTTTGCCATCCCAAACAGCTAGAGGAGTTTATTGTTATGGAATGCAGCATAGTCCGAGATCTAAAACGCAGTGCAGGTGCTGGAATGGTATCAAAAAAGCATACCCTCGGGGAAGTCTGGGTACAGAAAACATCTGAAATGAATACAGATAAACAGTATTTTTGTTGCACTTATTTGGGACATCTTCTAAATCCTGGAGACCTGGTGTTGGGGTTTGATCTGGCCAACTGTAACTTAAATGACGAGcatgtcaacaaaatgaaatcagATAGAGTCCTAGATGCGGTGTTAATCAAGAAGAGCTATGACCGTACCAAACGTCAGTGTCTTAGAAACTGGAAACTGAAAGAGCTTGCAAGAGATAGAGAAAACAtggatacagatgaagaaaggcaACACCAAGATTTCCTTGAAGATCTTGAAGAAGACGAGGCAATTagaaaaaatgtgaatatttatagAGATTCAACGATTCCTGTGGAAAGTGACACAGATGATGAAGGAGCACCTCGAATTAGTCTGGCTGAGATGCTTGAAGACCTTCACATTTCCCAAGATGCTACTGGTGAAGAAGGTGAATCGATGATGACCTAA